From Treponema sp. OMZ 787:
CCGAGGCCTTTCAAAAACATGCAGAGAAATTCGGTGTTGAATTCAAAAGAGCAAGGGCCGAAAAAATCGAACTTGTTCCCAATTCACCTACAAGAATCGTTCATGGAAGCGACGGCGTAAAGTATGAATGCTTGGCTGTTGTTGTTGCAACCGGTGCAAGTGCCAGAGAGCTCGGATGTAAGGGTGAAAAAGAACACTGGGGCAAGGGTGTTTCATACTGTGCAACATGTGACGGTGCATTCTTTGAAGAATGCGAAATCGTAGTTATCGGCGGCGGCGACTCTGCTGTTGAAGAAGCTATGTACCTTACAAAGTTTGCCGACAAGGTAACTATCGTTCACCGAAGAGATGAGCTTAGAGCTGCAAAATCCATTCAGGACAAAGCCTTTGCCAATCCCAAGATGGCCTTTAAGTGGAATGCTGTTGTTGAAGAAGTTTGCGGGGAAGGTCTTGTAGACAGCGTTATCTTAAAAGATACGAAAACAGGTGAAACCTCCAAATTC
This genomic window contains:
- the trxB gene encoding thioredoxin-disulfide reductase — encoded protein: MSEKYDLVIIGGGPGGMAAGIYAARSKLKTVILEEKPNQGGQCYITEEIENYPGFPESSGPALTEAFQKHAEKFGVEFKRARAEKIELVPNSPTRIVHGSDGVKYECLAVVVATGASARELGCKGEKEHWGKGVSYCATCDGAFFEECEIVVIGGGDSAVEEAMYLTKFADKVTIVHRRDELRAAKSIQDKAFANPKMAFKWNAVVEEVCGEGLVDSVILKDTKTGETSKFDTEGVFVFIGHNPQTAFIQGLVDLDENGYILTNGRMETNVPGIYGVGDVIQKESRQVVTAAADGALAGIWAGHYIDDIKAKMAMNK